Proteins encoded within one genomic window of Pedobacter africanus:
- a CDS encoding cysteine desulfurase family protein: MRIYLDNAATTPLSKAVFRAMEPYLFENFGNPSSAHHFGREARAAICQSRGIVADVLNTSSDHIIFTSGGTEADNTAIVSAICGNNIKLAITTALEHHAVLNTLKALEQRGEIRLVYLNHDAKGVPSLSHLDQLLAANESAFVSVMHGNNEIGNLNDIDQIAKICSHYGAIFHSDTVQTMGQYKYDTQKLGIDFLVGSAHKFHGPKGIGFLYKKSTERLNPFINGGAQEGGQRSGTENVAGIVGLARALELAYSNRESNHAHISGLKERMIYKLTNKIPGISFNGNSSSKELSLSTVLSVALPDTWGSPLTYLDQHRICASGGSACNSNSGKTSHVLNALHINSDSNTIRFSFSRYNTAEEIDYAVEQLACLFIKEIVHEVEVVD, from the coding sequence ATGAGAATTTATCTAGACAATGCAGCAACCACACCTTTAAGCAAAGCCGTATTCAGGGCTATGGAGCCTTATCTTTTCGAAAATTTTGGCAACCCGTCCTCAGCACACCACTTTGGCCGTGAGGCCCGGGCTGCAATCTGCCAGTCGCGGGGTATCGTTGCTGATGTGCTCAACACCAGTTCCGATCATATTATATTTACTTCTGGGGGAACAGAGGCTGACAATACAGCGATTGTTTCTGCAATTTGCGGCAACAATATAAAGCTTGCTATCACTACGGCATTGGAACATCATGCGGTATTGAATACTTTAAAAGCACTGGAGCAGCGAGGGGAGATCAGGCTGGTTTACCTAAACCATGATGCAAAGGGAGTACCCTCCCTTAGTCATCTGGATCAGCTGCTGGCGGCAAACGAAAGCGCTTTTGTATCGGTAATGCATGGCAATAATGAAATCGGTAATTTAAACGACATCGATCAGATCGCTAAAATCTGCAGCCATTACGGTGCTATTTTTCATTCTGATACAGTTCAGACCATGGGGCAGTATAAATACGATACCCAAAAGTTAGGTATTGATTTTCTGGTTGGCTCAGCCCATAAATTTCATGGGCCTAAAGGCATTGGTTTTTTGTATAAGAAATCGACCGAACGTTTGAACCCTTTTATAAATGGTGGTGCGCAAGAGGGTGGACAGCGCAGCGGCACTGAAAATGTTGCGGGTATTGTTGGGTTGGCCAGGGCGCTAGAACTGGCCTACAGCAACAGGGAGTCTAACCATGCCCACATTTCAGGTTTAAAAGAAAGAATGATCTATAAGCTGACCAACAAAATCCCTGGTATAAGTTTTAATGGGAATTCATCATCGAAAGAACTAAGCCTTTCGACGGTGCTCAGTGTAGCGCTGCCAGATACATGGGGCTCGCCCTTAACCTATCTCGATCAACATCGTATCTGTGCTTCTGGTGGAAGCGCCTGTAACAGTAATTCTGGCAAAACCTCACATGTGTTGAATGCGCTGCACATCAATTCCGACAGCAATACCATCAGGTTTTCATTTAGCAGGTACAATACTGCCGAAGAGATCGACTATGCAGTTGAGCAACTTGCCTGTCTTTTTATAAAAGAAATTGTTCATGAAGTTGAAGTGGTAGATTGA
- a CDS encoding HAD family hydrolase codes for MNKQVAVIFDMDGVICHTNPYHSLAFRDFFSTRNLNPTDEEFAQHMFGKSNSYILSHFLKRPITGNELLKMEEEKESLFRKIYEPHIEPIAGFVAFANDLKNNGVKLGVATSAPYANLDLILGKINIREMLGSIMASEDVKKHKPDPEVYISSAANLNVQAQQCLVFEDSFSGISAALNAGMQVVGVLSSHTRDELPPCHLYINDYTELSYDNISHLFK; via the coding sequence ATGAATAAACAAGTAGCCGTCATTTTTGACATGGATGGTGTCATTTGCCATACAAATCCCTATCACTCCCTTGCCTTCAGAGATTTTTTTTCAACCCGCAACCTTAATCCAACTGATGAAGAGTTTGCCCAGCATATGTTTGGAAAAAGCAACAGCTATATTCTATCACATTTCTTAAAAAGGCCTATTACCGGCAATGAATTACTGAAGATGGAAGAGGAAAAGGAAAGTCTGTTCAGAAAAATCTATGAGCCCCATATTGAGCCTATTGCAGGCTTTGTAGCATTTGCAAACGATCTAAAAAACAATGGTGTAAAGTTGGGCGTTGCCACTTCTGCACCCTATGCAAATCTCGACCTTATCCTGGGTAAAATCAATATCCGTGAAATGCTGGGTTCTATAATGGCCAGCGAAGATGTCAAAAAACATAAACCCGATCCGGAAGTGTATATCAGCTCCGCAGCTAATCTAAACGTGCAGGCGCAGCAATGCCTGGTTTTTGAAGATTCCTTTTCCGGTATTTCAGCTGCATTAAATGCCGGGATGCAGGTAGTAGGCGTATTGAGTTCACACACCAGGGATGAACTTCCACCATGCCATTTATACATTAACGATTATACTGAGCTTTCTTACGACAACATCAGCCATTTATTTAAATAA
- a CDS encoding RNA polymerase sigma factor, which produces MTKVKIIESDLIRAVADGDEKAFETLYSLYYQKLHKFLLKTVRGQEESTLDILQEAFLRVWLNRDRLMEIENFQAWIYKVVSTEALTQIKKELHIKTKADRLKSSLENDEQIFAPRHLEIAEIKTIVNQAVERLPHQRRTIYILSREEGLSPHEIAVRLNISINTVYNTLTVALKSIREDLSKSGYGIHLGILLILQIL; this is translated from the coding sequence GTGACCAAAGTGAAAATCATTGAATCAGATCTTATTCGTGCAGTTGCAGATGGAGATGAAAAAGCATTTGAAACTTTATATTCACTTTATTACCAAAAATTACACAAATTTCTGCTAAAAACCGTTCGTGGTCAGGAAGAGTCTACTTTAGATATCTTACAGGAAGCATTCTTAAGGGTATGGCTCAACAGGGACAGGTTAATGGAAATAGAAAATTTCCAGGCCTGGATTTATAAAGTAGTTAGCACAGAGGCTTTAACCCAGATCAAAAAAGAACTTCATATCAAAACAAAGGCCGACAGGTTAAAATCATCGTTAGAAAATGATGAACAAATATTTGCACCAAGACACCTGGAAATTGCCGAAATAAAAACAATAGTTAACCAGGCTGTAGAGCGGCTGCCCCATCAACGCCGGACTATATATATTTTGAGCAGAGAGGAAGGCCTTAGCCCGCATGAAATTGCAGTTAGATTGAACATCTCCATCAACACCGTTTACAACACCCTTACGGTAGCCTTGAAGTCCATACGCGAGGACCTTTCTAAATCCGGATATGGAATTCACCTGGGCATACTCTTAATATTACAAATTCTTTAA
- a CDS encoding pirin family protein, which translates to MKKLIEKIVANPGRPHMVGDGFRVFNYIPGAGIPQERISPFLMLDFNPEYDFGPSAHLRGVGVHPHKGFETVTIAYKGSVAHHDSTGSSGIINAGDVQWMTAGNGILHKEYHEEAFSKKGGPFEMVQLWVNLPKKDKSTTPHYQELAAAGMGKVELPDNGGVVNVIAGNFNGVAGPAETYSVVNLFDIKLNAGASLSTNIPSGHNTALLVVNGSIAVNGEIATEHSFVLFENQGEEVSIKANQQSVVLLLSGEPLNEPIASYGPFVMNTEAEIKQAILDFNMGKFGVLED; encoded by the coding sequence ATGAAAAAGTTAATTGAAAAAATTGTGGCAAATCCTGGCCGTCCGCATATGGTTGGCGATGGCTTCAGGGTATTTAATTATATCCCCGGAGCTGGTATTCCTCAGGAAAGAATCAGTCCGTTTTTAATGTTAGACTTTAATCCTGAATATGACTTTGGTCCTTCAGCCCACCTAAGGGGTGTTGGTGTCCACCCTCATAAAGGGTTTGAAACTGTAACCATTGCCTACAAAGGAAGTGTGGCGCATCACGACAGCACCGGAAGCAGCGGAATCATTAACGCTGGTGACGTTCAATGGATGACTGCCGGGAATGGAATTTTGCATAAAGAATACCATGAAGAAGCCTTTTCTAAAAAGGGAGGCCCTTTCGAAATGGTACAGCTTTGGGTAAACCTCCCTAAAAAAGACAAATCTACCACACCACATTACCAGGAACTGGCAGCAGCCGGAATGGGTAAAGTAGAATTGCCCGACAATGGAGGTGTGGTCAATGTAATTGCAGGAAATTTTAATGGCGTTGCCGGCCCCGCAGAAACCTATAGCGTAGTAAACCTGTTCGACATTAAACTGAATGCCGGAGCAAGCCTAAGCACCAACATTCCATCTGGTCATAACACAGCCTTACTGGTGGTTAACGGCAGCATTGCAGTAAATGGTGAAATTGCTACAGAACACAGTTTCGTATTGTTCGAAAACCAGGGCGAAGAAGTATCCATTAAAGCCAACCAGCAAAGTGTGGTGCTTTTGTTAAGTGGCGAACCATTAAATGAACCGATAGCAAGCTACGGACCTTTCGTAATGAATACAGAAGCTGAAATCAAACAAGCTATCCTTGATTTCAACATGGGAAAATTTGGGGTGCTGGAAGATTAG
- a CDS encoding sterol desaturase family protein, whose translation MTMIQLNYLAFAIPAFFIFLFLEYQLAIRMNRIGIFKYEGSVANLSIGIAERLLNLFISASFYSLFYWVYENYALFQIPNKWWVWILLLLTTDLVWYWYHRLGHTINFLWAAHIVHHQSEEFNLTVSARITVFQALIRNIFWCTIPFMGFHPAMVITILLVHGAYSFFTHTQLIGKLGWLEHIFITPSLHGVHHASNEKYLDKNYGDVFVLWDKLFGTFQKEEEKPKYGLTHPIKSYSFLWQHFHYYLEIAEACKQAKGFRAKIRIIFGSPAQLDQEIRPLLEKRYLQHKPVVTYRFKFRTYLDLQLTLCIALLTFITAAYTGLALYDKLFIVAFILLTLINCGALMEQRKWIYYLECMRLIVVLAFAFWKLDILELLILPAVALIVLESVFRLSLHYRNYVLRYEKIYTE comes from the coding sequence ATGACGATGATCCAGCTCAATTATTTGGCTTTTGCCATACCTGCATTCTTTATCTTTCTTTTCCTGGAGTATCAGCTGGCTATCAGGATGAACAGGATCGGCATATTTAAATACGAAGGTTCTGTAGCCAATCTCAGTATAGGAATTGCCGAGCGATTGCTGAACCTTTTTATTTCGGCAAGTTTTTACAGTTTGTTTTATTGGGTATATGAGAACTATGCGCTATTCCAAATCCCTAACAAATGGTGGGTATGGATATTGCTCCTCCTCACTACAGACCTGGTATGGTATTGGTACCACCGGCTGGGGCATACTATTAATTTTTTATGGGCTGCCCATATTGTACATCATCAAAGTGAAGAATTCAACCTTACTGTCTCTGCAAGAATTACGGTGTTCCAGGCATTGATACGGAACATTTTCTGGTGTACCATCCCTTTTATGGGTTTTCATCCCGCAATGGTTATTACCATCCTCCTGGTACATGGTGCCTATTCTTTCTTCACCCATACCCAACTGATCGGAAAACTTGGCTGGCTGGAGCATATCTTTATCACTCCCTCCCTGCATGGTGTACACCATGCCAGCAATGAAAAATACCTCGATAAAAATTACGGTGACGTTTTTGTGTTATGGGATAAACTTTTCGGAACTTTTCAAAAAGAAGAAGAAAAACCGAAGTACGGTTTAACCCATCCCATTAAAAGCTATAGTTTCCTCTGGCAGCATTTTCACTATTATCTTGAAATAGCAGAAGCCTGCAAACAGGCCAAAGGTTTCCGGGCTAAAATCAGGATCATTTTTGGCAGTCCGGCACAATTGGACCAGGAGATTAGGCCATTGCTCGAAAAACGGTACCTGCAGCATAAACCGGTTGTAACCTACCGATTTAAATTCCGGACCTATCTGGACCTGCAGCTTACCCTTTGTATTGCCCTTTTAACCTTTATTACTGCAGCTTACACTGGCCTGGCCCTGTACGATAAGCTTTTTATCGTAGCTTTTATATTGCTTACGCTGATCAATTGCGGGGCCCTCATGGAGCAAAGAAAATGGATCTATTACCTGGAATGCATGAGACTGATCGTGGTTCTGGCCTTTGCTTTCTGGAAACTGGATATTCTTGAACTACTTATTTTGCCAGCTGTAGCATTGATAGTGCTGGAGAGTGTTTTCAGGTTAAGCCTGCATTACCGGAATTATGTGCTGAGGTACGAAAAAATATATACAGAATAG
- a CDS encoding FecR family protein has product MDKKRILYLLQQYYNNTLSVAETTELSQLIDQIGHEDAIAVLTETINTFSEPENGAVNIDETEIKAKVNQILSVDRRYPVKTIKHPKTRLLKYSIAAAAAIIALVGSYLVFQNFSNLIRDNPIAEANQKDVQPGQAGAILVLSDGREVLLDSAGSSQVIIDHNGSKIKVSNGRVVYLDGKKTTDPEHNLNSIRTPAGRQYHLTLSDGTEVWLNAASSMEYPVAFSEKTRKVSISGEAYFEVAKNAKQPFIVSIKNSKTNIEVLGTHFNINSYADHGSYKTTLLEGSIKLSTGKRQLLLKPNQQAVSQPDSEQIELISNVNAEDILAWKNDLFHFNQASIEDVMRELARWYNIEVVYEGSRPTGTFTGKIQKGLTLRQALKILGATRVQYELTTDNKLLIQ; this is encoded by the coding sequence GTGGACAAAAAAAGAATCCTCTATTTACTGCAGCAGTATTATAACAATACCTTATCTGTTGCCGAGACTACCGAGTTGTCTCAGCTTATTGACCAAATCGGGCATGAAGACGCAATAGCTGTACTGACCGAAACCATAAATACTTTTTCAGAACCTGAAAATGGAGCGGTAAATATTGATGAAACTGAAATCAAAGCCAAGGTCAACCAGATATTATCTGTAGACAGGCGTTATCCGGTCAAAACAATTAAACATCCAAAAACGAGGTTATTGAAGTATAGCATAGCAGCTGCGGCAGCCATTATTGCACTGGTGGGATCATACCTGGTTTTTCAAAATTTTAGCAATCTCATCCGTGACAATCCTATAGCCGAAGCAAATCAGAAAGATGTTCAGCCCGGGCAGGCTGGAGCAATACTGGTGCTGTCGGATGGAAGGGAAGTTTTGCTGGACAGCGCGGGCAGCAGTCAGGTTATCATTGACCACAATGGTTCAAAAATAAAAGTCAGTAACGGGCGCGTTGTTTATCTGGACGGTAAAAAAACTACTGATCCTGAACACAACCTCAACAGCATCCGTACCCCTGCCGGGAGACAATACCACCTCACCCTGTCAGACGGAACTGAAGTTTGGCTAAATGCTGCCAGTAGTATGGAGTACCCTGTAGCTTTTAGTGAAAAAACAAGAAAAGTCTCTATATCAGGAGAAGCTTATTTCGAAGTAGCAAAAAATGCAAAGCAACCATTCATTGTAAGCATCAAAAATTCAAAAACCAATATCGAAGTTTTAGGAACACATTTTAACATAAACTCCTATGCCGATCATGGCAGTTACAAAACTACCCTGCTGGAGGGAAGTATAAAATTAAGTACCGGAAAACGGCAGCTGCTTTTAAAGCCTAACCAGCAAGCTGTCAGCCAGCCAGATTCAGAGCAGATAGAACTCATTAGTAATGTAAACGCCGAAGATATTTTAGCCTGGAAGAACGACTTATTTCATTTCAACCAGGCCAGCATAGAGGATGTAATGCGAGAGCTGGCCAGATGGTACAACATTGAAGTTGTATACGAAGGGTCCAGACCTACCGGCACTTTTACCGGAAAAATACAAAAAGGTCTGACACTGCGGCAAGCTTTAAAAATACTGGGCGCCACACGTGTTCAATATGAGTTAACAACAGATAACAAACTACTAATTCAATAA
- a CDS encoding ArsR/SmtB family transcription factor, which translates to MKIRRDVFQAIADPVRREIIQRVAPEPLNLNAVAESFEISRQAISKHIQILTECGLVVITQKGRERFCEVQLEKLVEVTDWVEQSRKQWVSKFDKLDNYLKKIQTKSKDDGTS; encoded by the coding sequence ATGAAGATAAGAAGAGATGTATTTCAGGCAATTGCCGATCCTGTGCGTAGGGAGATTATACAAAGAGTGGCCCCTGAGCCGCTGAACCTGAATGCCGTGGCCGAGTCTTTCGAGATTAGCCGCCAGGCCATTTCAAAACATATCCAGATTTTAACGGAGTGTGGCCTGGTGGTGATTACCCAGAAGGGTAGGGAGCGGTTTTGCGAGGTACAGCTGGAAAAGCTGGTTGAAGTAACCGATTGGGTTGAGCAATCGAGAAAACAGTGGGTGAGCAAATTTGACAAACTGGATAATTATTTAAAGAAAATACAAACTAAAAGCAAAGACGATGGAACAAGCTAA
- a CDS encoding SRPBCC family protein: protein MEQAKKELKISHLFDAPMELVFRAWTDPEQLVQWYAPDGCTIEFKAINVKEGGTFHSCIHDPVHGDCWVMGTYKTVSPSEELVFSMVLTNEAGDDVTAAQTGKPEEWPKEIITTVTLSPVGGQTKLVLHQTVSEESAKQSGAYQSWIKMFNRLETLVKA from the coding sequence ATGGAACAAGCTAAAAAGGAACTTAAAATCAGCCATCTTTTTGATGCCCCAATGGAACTGGTATTTCGGGCATGGACTGATCCTGAGCAATTGGTTCAATGGTATGCCCCTGATGGCTGTACCATTGAGTTTAAAGCTATAAATGTAAAGGAAGGTGGTACTTTTCATTCCTGCATCCATGATCCTGTTCATGGCGATTGCTGGGTAATGGGCACCTATAAAACGGTAAGCCCCTCTGAAGAGCTGGTGTTTTCTATGGTCCTGACCAATGAGGCAGGGGATGATGTTACAGCAGCGCAGACTGGTAAACCCGAAGAATGGCCAAAAGAAATCATTACCACGGTTACGTTAAGCCCGGTTGGAGGGCAAACCAAGCTGGTATTGCATCAGACGGTATCTGAGGAGAGTGCAAAACAAAGCGGTGCATACCAAAGCTGGATCAAGATGTTTAACCGCCTGGAGACCTTAGTGAAAGCTTAG
- a CDS encoding oxidoreductase, translating to MRKVCCFISFCLLLAIGVNAQEPVLYRLSALEKSNIGFVSLSDNYPLSSHPDSLAIPDIKAKGPKSAKYFKLDQTYRKRFLSGTKTAETDQVFIYDYATNALAAFAVKDLNVVAVLNLYSDESDWPYAQEDYMIGFEIQTDRLKGFGDDFNTVLVAPGKKNPFGGQALKPVVWKKIKASEYPKKAIKKDVALQPGKYIAGSSYRFERDGLQYFIRDYLQNDHVFARRLVVLQSKTEKIIFEKVYSESEGVSLAPLNYVDNDKDTSINQWTGKLFKNGATVIFGFEYQSFGCPGITILGKPVKEIYINCDNRH from the coding sequence ATGAGAAAAGTATGCTGCTTTATAAGCTTTTGTTTGTTGTTAGCGATTGGGGTAAATGCCCAGGAACCGGTATTGTACAGGTTATCTGCTCTCGAAAAAAGTAATATAGGCTTTGTTTCCCTATCAGACAACTATCCTTTAAGCAGTCATCCCGACTCTTTGGCGATTCCCGATATAAAGGCTAAAGGGCCAAAATCTGCGAAGTATTTTAAGCTTGACCAGACTTACCGGAAAAGGTTTCTTTCCGGAACAAAGACTGCCGAAACAGACCAGGTGTTTATATATGATTATGCTACCAATGCACTGGCTGCTTTTGCAGTAAAAGACCTGAATGTGGTTGCTGTGCTTAATCTTTATTCTGATGAAAGCGACTGGCCCTATGCTCAGGAAGACTATATGATTGGTTTTGAAATACAGACAGACAGGCTAAAAGGGTTCGGGGATGATTTTAATACTGTTCTGGTGGCTCCGGGCAAAAAGAACCCCTTTGGAGGGCAGGCGCTAAAACCTGTTGTATGGAAGAAAATTAAAGCAAGCGAGTACCCGAAAAAAGCGATAAAAAAGGATGTTGCTTTACAGCCTGGGAAATACATAGCAGGTTCCTCTTATAGGTTTGAAAGGGATGGACTTCAGTATTTTATACGCGATTATTTACAGAATGATCATGTGTTTGCAAGACGTTTAGTTGTACTTCAATCAAAAACAGAAAAGATAATTTTCGAAAAGGTTTACAGTGAAAGTGAAGGCGTCTCACTGGCTCCCCTTAATTATGTAGACAACGATAAGGATACTTCAATAAACCAATGGACAGGTAAGCTTTTTAAGAATGGGGCAACAGTTATTTTTGGTTTTGAATACCAGTCGTTCGGTTGCCCCGGCATTACAATTTTAGGCAAGCCTGTTAAAGAGATTTACATCAATTGCGATAACAGGCATTGA